The Zobellia alginiliquefaciens genome contains a region encoding:
- a CDS encoding mechanosensitive ion channel family protein → MEQAEVWMNKGIDFAVEYGPKVIGAILIYIIGSWIIKKIMNVLGKGMSKKNYDESLQKFLLSLVKWGLTIFLIIMVISKLGVETTSFAAIIAAAGLAIGLALQGSLSNFAGGVLLIIFKPYKIGDLIEAQGVLGVVKEIEIFTTKLVTPDSKLAIVPNGAMANGNIVNYTAEGKMRVDTTIGVGYGEDIKTAKEVLLNVLTSDPKVLQDPAPSVNVSELADSSVNFAVRPFCKPEHYWDVYFGTLENCKLALDKAGIEIPYPHQVEIQKKG, encoded by the coding sequence ATGGAACAAGCAGAAGTATGGATGAACAAAGGCATTGATTTTGCGGTTGAATATGGACCTAAAGTAATTGGCGCAATCTTAATCTATATAATAGGTTCATGGATTATTAAGAAAATCATGAACGTGCTGGGTAAAGGCATGTCCAAAAAGAATTATGACGAATCTCTACAGAAGTTTTTGTTGAGTTTGGTAAAATGGGGACTTACCATTTTCTTGATTATAATGGTAATCTCAAAATTAGGGGTAGAAACTACTAGTTTTGCCGCTATCATTGCCGCTGCCGGTCTTGCTATTGGTCTTGCCTTGCAAGGTTCGTTATCAAACTTTGCAGGTGGAGTATTGCTAATAATATTCAAGCCATACAAAATAGGAGATTTGATTGAGGCTCAGGGAGTTCTAGGTGTTGTAAAAGAAATAGAGATTTTCACGACCAAACTGGTTACTCCAGATAGTAAATTAGCTATAGTTCCTAATGGAGCCATGGCTAACGGAAATATAGTGAACTATACTGCTGAAGGTAAGATGAGAGTGGATACTACTATAGGTGTAGGTTATGGAGAGGATATTAAAACAGCAAAAGAAGTGTTGCTAAATGTACTTACCTCTGATCCAAAAGTTTTACAAGATCCAGCGCCTTCAGTAAATGTTTCAGAATTGGCGGATAGTTCAGTAAATTTTGCAGTACGACCGTTCTGTAAGCCAGAGCACTATTGGGATGTATATTTTGGAACGTTGGAAAACTGTAAGCTGGCACTTGATAAAGCTGGAATTGAAATCCCTTACCCACATCAAGTGGAAATACAAAAGAAAGGATAA
- a CDS encoding DUF4252 domain-containing protein gives MKRITIIAAVLLLVVVSACNSTPSLQQYYVANSENPNFLTLDLPVGLLNIKEAQLSHEQKESLGSLKKLNVLAFKKTEDNQADFQKEKTVIKSIMANEDFTELMKMNTDFGKATIKYLGDDDAIDEVVIYGDNDEKGFLVVRVLGNNMNPAKMIQFIQALEKSNIDGGELSEALSFMK, from the coding sequence ATGAAAAGAATAACAATAATTGCTGCTGTGCTGTTATTAGTAGTAGTGAGCGCCTGTAACTCTACACCTAGCTTGCAACAGTATTATGTTGCCAATTCTGAAAATCCAAATTTCCTAACTCTTGATTTGCCGGTAGGGTTATTAAATATAAAGGAAGCGCAGTTGTCCCATGAACAGAAGGAGAGTCTAGGGTCATTAAAGAAACTTAATGTTTTGGCTTTTAAAAAGACGGAAGACAATCAAGCGGATTTTCAAAAAGAAAAGACCGTTATAAAATCTATAATGGCGAATGAAGATTTTACCGAACTCATGAAAATGAATACGGATTTTGGTAAGGCAACCATTAAATATTTGGGTGATGATGATGCAATTGATGAGGTGGTTATTTATGGAGATAACGATGAAAAAGGCTTTTTGGTTGTACGGGTTTTAGGAAATAACATGAATCCGGCCAAAATGATTCAATTTATTCAAGCACTTGAAAAATCTAATATAGACGGAGGTGAACTATCTGAAGCATTGAGTTTTATGAAATAA
- a CDS encoding DUF4252 domain-containing protein: MKKLSVFLVLAVLPFLGISQSIFDKYDNMKNVGSVTVNKSMIRLAGNIAAFDESDQDAQDFADVAQGLDGIKVFITEDSKISEDMGRTVKKYLKSSSLEELMKVRDKDATVKFYIKQGRDEDHVSELLLFVSDINSDEFGIEHRKFESVLVSMTGDIDLNKIGALTRKMNLPNELNEVGGR, from the coding sequence ATGAAAAAATTAAGTGTATTTCTAGTATTAGCGGTGTTACCCTTTCTTGGTATTTCTCAATCTATATTTGATAAATACGATAATATGAAGAACGTAGGTTCGGTAACGGTAAACAAAAGTATGATCAGACTAGCGGGCAACATTGCTGCTTTTGATGAGAGTGACCAAGATGCTCAAGATTTTGCAGACGTAGCTCAGGGACTAGACGGAATAAAAGTATTCATTACGGAAGATTCTAAAATATCTGAAGACATGGGGAGAACGGTAAAAAAATATCTTAAATCTTCTTCATTGGAAGAATTGATGAAAGTACGAGATAAAGATGCTACCGTAAAATTCTATATTAAGCAAGGTAGGGATGAAGACCATGTTAGTGAACTGCTCTTGTTCGTATCAGATATTAATAGTGATGAGTTCGGGATTGAGCATAGAAAATTTGAAAGTGTGCTTGTTTCTATGACCGGAGATATTGATTTAAATAAAATTGGTGCTCTGACCCGAAAAATGAATCTGCCTAATGAGCTAAATGAAGTAGGTGGTAGGTAA
- a CDS encoding DUF4252 domain-containing protein, producing the protein MKQIVLILMVAVLPVMGFSQSLFDKYEDLDKVSAVVVNRSMFNLLSKIDVEVDDPEAKDFMDIAKSLNNLKVFITEDKAIAGDMKLSVDKYLKSAKLEELMRVKDKDANVKFYIRAGKDDDHVSELLMFVTGITNDVNVNGRKVETVLLSLTGDIDLNKIGSLTKKMNLPEELNEAGKNR; encoded by the coding sequence ATGAAACAGATAGTATTAATCCTAATGGTTGCAGTGTTGCCGGTTATGGGCTTTTCGCAGTCTCTATTCGATAAATATGAAGACTTGGATAAGGTGAGTGCGGTAGTAGTAAACCGCAGCATGTTCAATTTGTTAAGCAAAATAGATGTTGAGGTAGATGATCCGGAGGCCAAGGATTTTATGGATATAGCCAAGAGTTTAAATAATCTAAAGGTTTTCATTACAGAGGACAAGGCTATTGCTGGCGATATGAAATTATCGGTAGACAAGTATCTTAAATCGGCCAAGTTAGAAGAGCTTATGCGGGTAAAGGATAAAGATGCCAATGTAAAGTTCTATATCCGTGCGGGGAAAGATGATGATCATGTTAGTGAACTTTTAATGTTCGTAACAGGCATTACCAATGATGTAAATGTAAACGGTAGAAAGGTGGAAACCGTGCTGTTATCCTTAACCGGTGATATAGACTTGAATAAAATTGGGTCGTTGACCAAAAAAATGAATTTGCCCGAAGAATTGAACGAAGCGGGTAAGAATAGATAG
- a CDS encoding RNA polymerase sigma factor yields MQQADFLKIVGPFQDKLFRLAKRLLTSREEAEDATQEVLLKLWNKKKNMGEYKNVEAFAMTMTKNFCLDRLKSKQAGNLKLVHTNYEEKGSSLQKKIEANDSVTWVQRIMEDLPEQQKMVLQLRDVEEYDYDEIADMLEMKPTAVRVALSRARKTVRDKLIKKHSYGIG; encoded by the coding sequence ATGCAACAGGCAGATTTTTTAAAAATTGTTGGTCCTTTTCAAGATAAGTTATTCCGTTTAGCCAAACGGTTGCTAACATCTAGAGAAGAAGCCGAGGATGCCACGCAGGAGGTCTTATTGAAGCTTTGGAACAAGAAAAAAAATATGGGCGAGTATAAGAACGTAGAGGCGTTTGCAATGACCATGACCAAAAATTTCTGTTTAGACCGGTTGAAATCCAAACAGGCAGGAAATTTAAAACTTGTTCATACTAATTATGAGGAGAAAGGGAGTTCGCTTCAGAAAAAAATTGAAGCAAACGATAGTGTTACGTGGGTACAAAGAATAATGGAAGATTTGCCCGAACAGCAAAAAATGGTTTTACAGTTACGGGACGTTGAAGAATATGACTATGATGAAATTGCCGATATGTTAGAAATGAAGCCTACGGCAGTTAGGGTAGCCTTATCTCGGGCTAGAAAAACGGTGAGAGATAAATTAATAAAAAAACACAGCTATGGAATTGGATAA
- a CDS encoding S41 family peptidase yields MKKYLLLFLLSAFIFTSCSNDDNIFPDDREEIVEEESKTANDYPVQNFMYQVMNNFYFWQGDVPALDDSKFESLDDPDYISFLASESEPATFFNDLLFLEDRFTFLTEDYQDLVSSLQGISKSNGMEYGLSYFGDNNDVFGYVEYVVNDSDAEKQGIERGDIFTTVDGVQLFYNSATDNNFDLFSSDSYTLGMADIVDRTITPNDRNVTLTKEEGLAENPILLSKVIEHNGFKVGYIMYNSFVATYDDELNTIFGDLKAQNIDELILDFRYNGGGRVTSAIQIASSVYGTETDKLFLKARYNDKIMETFDPGDGEDNFVDTTFDSKTPLNSLNLKRVFVIATGATASASELVMNGLEPYIDVVHIGSATVGKNEFSNTFVDDRENNYFYDPNRENQINTENKWGLQPLLGRNENADGFSDYTNGLTPDYPLDEDVATLGTLGDPNEPLLAKTLSVISGETSKRNFEPILSVDYISNSKDFKPGANKMLMDGLTKPLKLKSSK; encoded by the coding sequence ATGAAAAAGTATCTCTTATTGTTTTTACTCTCTGCGTTTATATTCACCAGTTGTTCCAACGATGATAATATTTTTCCTGATGACCGGGAGGAAATTGTTGAAGAGGAATCAAAAACAGCAAACGATTACCCTGTACAAAATTTTATGTATCAGGTGATGAACAACTTTTATTTTTGGCAAGGGGACGTACCTGCTTTGGATGATAGTAAATTTGAAAGTCTTGACGACCCTGATTATATTTCTTTTTTAGCTTCCGAGTCCGAACCTGCAACCTTTTTTAATGATTTGTTGTTTTTAGAAGATAGGTTTACTTTTTTGACAGAGGACTATCAAGACCTTGTGAGCTCTCTACAAGGTATCTCCAAGAGCAATGGAATGGAGTATGGTCTTTCATATTTTGGTGATAACAATGATGTTTTTGGTTATGTTGAATACGTCGTAAATGATTCCGACGCCGAAAAACAAGGAATTGAACGAGGTGATATTTTTACTACCGTAGATGGAGTGCAACTCTTTTACAATTCGGCCACAGACAACAATTTTGATTTATTTTCCAGCGACAGCTACACTTTAGGTATGGCGGATATTGTTGACCGGACCATTACTCCAAATGACAGAAATGTAACTTTGACCAAAGAAGAGGGCCTAGCAGAAAACCCAATACTTCTCTCTAAGGTAATCGAACATAATGGATTTAAAGTGGGGTACATTATGTACAACTCTTTTGTGGCCACTTATGATGACGAACTGAATACTATTTTTGGAGATTTAAAAGCACAAAATATAGATGAACTCATTCTTGATTTTAGATATAATGGTGGGGGTCGCGTTACATCCGCCATACAAATAGCCAGTTCAGTGTATGGTACCGAGACCGACAAGCTTTTTTTAAAAGCACGTTATAATGATAAAATAATGGAGACCTTTGACCCCGGCGATGGAGAAGATAATTTTGTCGATACCACTTTTGATTCCAAAACACCATTAAACAGCCTCAATTTAAAAAGAGTTTTCGTAATTGCAACTGGTGCAACCGCCTCAGCAAGTGAACTAGTGATGAATGGACTAGAACCATATATTGATGTTGTACATATAGGTTCTGCTACCGTCGGAAAAAATGAGTTCTCAAATACTTTTGTTGATGACCGTGAGAATAATTATTTCTATGATCCTAATCGTGAAAATCAAATTAATACTGAAAATAAATGGGGTTTACAACCTTTGTTAGGTCGTAATGAAAATGCTGACGGTTTTTCAGACTACACCAATGGTTTGACGCCTGATTACCCATTAGATGAAGATGTCGCTACTTTAGGTACATTAGGAGACCCTAACGAACCACTTTTAGCCAAGACCCTGTCTGTGATTTCCGGAGAAACATCAAAAAGAAATTTTGAGCCTATTTTAAGTGTTGACTACATCTCAAATTCAAAAGATTTCAAGCCTGGTGCGAACAAGATGCTTATGGACGGACTTACAAAACCGTTAAAACTAAAATCCTCAAAATAA
- a CDS encoding S41 family peptidase has translation MKKSLTAGLFLSLFLIFSCSKSDDFSIPDTVDPDPDAGVDVQDFMWKAMNFWYFWQADVENLSDAKFPNTEEGSVAYTQFLASESDPGKFFDEKLLFSEDRFSFFSDDYVELTQSLAGISKSNGLMFGLARQAQNNSELYGYVQYIVPNSNATTKNIKRGDLFTGVNGTTLTDQNYISLLFGESDTYTLNMASIADGNVEPNGIDIQLTKEVGLREDPIFLNEVIEIQNDKIGYLVYTGFTNEYDEELNNVFTRFKASGINELVLDLRYNPGGSVNTAVLLSSMIYGTNTKDVFLKALYNDKYQKILDDNDTELRQFFAEKTGKGTAINSLNLKKVYILTTSGTASASELVINGLKPYMDVIQIGETTRGKNEFSVTMVDDRGNNYIYNAERVSKINKNNKWAIQPLLGRNENAEGFSDFTDGIAPNEPLQEDLANLGVLGDLNEPYLAKAIELITGSSAKGVQKTELPIETMTSSKMFTPLKDNMYVTDPPIIW, from the coding sequence ATGAAAAAAAGCCTAACAGCAGGATTGTTTCTTTCACTTTTTTTAATTTTTTCGTGTTCCAAAAGTGATGATTTCTCCATTCCTGACACGGTAGACCCTGATCCAGATGCAGGTGTTGATGTACAAGATTTTATGTGGAAAGCCATGAATTTCTGGTATTTCTGGCAGGCAGATGTTGAAAACCTTTCTGATGCAAAATTCCCTAATACAGAAGAAGGCTCCGTAGCCTACACTCAATTTCTTGCCTCCGAATCAGACCCTGGGAAGTTTTTTGACGAAAAACTACTGTTCTCAGAAGACCGATTCAGTTTTTTTTCGGATGACTATGTTGAACTCACGCAATCTTTAGCCGGTATTTCTAAAAGTAACGGACTTATGTTTGGGCTAGCACGGCAAGCACAAAACAATAGTGAACTTTACGGATATGTGCAGTACATAGTTCCAAACTCAAACGCGACCACTAAAAATATAAAAAGAGGGGATCTTTTTACAGGTGTAAACGGAACCACGCTTACCGATCAAAATTACATATCCTTGCTCTTTGGAGAAAGTGATACCTATACGCTAAATATGGCAAGCATTGCTGACGGAAATGTGGAACCTAACGGCATAGATATACAATTAACCAAAGAAGTAGGGCTTAGAGAAGACCCCATTTTTCTTAATGAGGTTATAGAAATACAAAACGACAAAATTGGTTACCTTGTATATACTGGGTTTACCAATGAATATGACGAGGAACTCAACAATGTATTTACTAGATTTAAGGCAAGTGGAATAAACGAATTGGTGCTAGACCTTAGGTACAATCCCGGTGGCTCAGTTAATACAGCGGTTCTCTTGTCCAGTATGATATACGGAACCAATACCAAAGATGTTTTCCTAAAGGCTCTTTATAACGATAAATATCAAAAAATATTAGATGATAACGATACTGAACTAAGACAGTTTTTTGCCGAAAAGACAGGAAAGGGAACAGCTATCAACTCATTGAATTTAAAGAAAGTGTATATTTTAACTACTTCAGGAACGGCTTCTGCCAGTGAATTGGTGATAAACGGATTAAAACCGTATATGGATGTTATTCAAATAGGCGAAACCACACGTGGGAAAAATGAATTTTCTGTAACTATGGTAGACGATAGAGGTAATAACTATATCTACAATGCAGAAAGAGTAAGTAAAATAAACAAAAATAATAAGTGGGCCATTCAGCCCCTATTGGGAAGAAATGAAAATGCAGAAGGGTTTTCTGATTTCACCGACGGCATTGCTCCAAATGAACCGTTACAAGAAGACCTTGCCAATTTAGGCGTATTAGGCGATCTTAATGAGCCATATCTTGCAAAGGCAATAGAGCTTATAACCGGTTCTTCCGCAAAGGGTGTACAAAAAACGGAACTACCTATAGAGACCATGACAAGCTCAAAAATGTTTACGCCCTTAAAAGATAATATGTACGTTACCGATCCTCCTATAATTTGGTAA
- a CDS encoding ABC transporter substrate-binding protein, with translation MPAVTQMLYDMGLEDHLYGITFECPPQALEEKRPVVRCILEGKNYTSKEIDVFFSESKKEGEKLYYVDEEALAQIAPDVIFTQDMCDVCQIDTECTAAAVANLEKQPELISISPSGFNDVFENAITIAKALNKEEVAYTYLSKLNERIDYVVDQLRAARVLTKRVLLLEWIEPIYNCGHWIPHQIGYAGGVDMLSNPSGNSGVVSWDKIRQYNPEVIVIAPCGFNQQRTLKEIYLLLTKEGWTSIKAVREQKVFIADFDLFTQSSAATLVDGIELLAGLFHPEAVAIPSRLRRKYQKFYEY, from the coding sequence ATGCCAGCGGTAACGCAAATGCTCTATGATATGGGTCTGGAAGACCATTTGTATGGTATTACGTTTGAGTGTCCGCCGCAGGCATTAGAAGAAAAAAGACCGGTGGTACGCTGCATTTTAGAGGGTAAGAACTATACAAGCAAAGAGATAGATGTATTTTTCTCAGAAAGTAAAAAGGAGGGTGAAAAACTTTATTATGTAGATGAAGAGGCTTTGGCACAGATTGCACCTGATGTTATCTTTACTCAAGACATGTGCGATGTTTGCCAGATCGATACAGAATGTACTGCAGCGGCAGTCGCAAATCTTGAAAAACAACCGGAACTTATATCGATCAGTCCTTCTGGTTTTAACGATGTCTTTGAAAACGCTATAACCATTGCTAAAGCATTAAACAAAGAAGAGGTGGCTTATACGTATTTGTCTAAGTTGAATGAGCGAATAGATTATGTAGTGGACCAACTAAGAGCAGCTAGAGTTCTTACAAAGAGAGTGCTGTTGTTGGAGTGGATAGAGCCTATTTATAATTGTGGCCATTGGATTCCTCATCAAATAGGATATGCAGGTGGTGTGGATATGCTCTCAAACCCATCAGGAAATAGTGGTGTTGTTTCTTGGGATAAAATAAGACAGTATAATCCAGAGGTTATTGTAATTGCTCCTTGTGGATTTAACCAACAAAGGACATTAAAAGAAATCTATTTACTGCTTACTAAAGAAGGCTGGACATCAATAAAGGCTGTAAGGGAGCAAAAAGTATTTATAGCAGATTTTGATTTGTTTACGCAATCATCTGCGGCTACATTGGTAGATGGGATAGAGTTGTTAGCCGGATTGTTTCATCCCGAAGCGGTAGCTATTCCTTCAAGATTACGACGTAAATATCAAAAATTTTACGAGTACTAG
- a CDS encoding YncE family protein: MKIKQISILAALSALFTVSCSNDDGGVTMEEEQDAKGAYEDGILITNEGPFNNGTGTVTYISNDSLLVEDEIFNLENNEDLGNIVQSIAFDDELAYIVVNNSHKIHVVNRNTFKSEAVIDEGLLNPRYMTIANGKGYVTNWGETADETDDFVAIIDLTTNTVSKPIPTELGPEAITSNTDFVYVAHQGAFGQNNKVSVIDTSTDTVLSTLVVGDFPNSMQWDTVGNLWVLSSGAPEYTGTETNGTLTKISTSDNSIAQTFDFETTQHPGDLSVEDDIFYFGMSNAVYSFSSDSDALPTEAYISDVSFYSMTVNDGKLYGTDAKDYASKGDLYIYDLTSKELTNTIPVGIIPGGIYFN; the protein is encoded by the coding sequence ATGAAAATTAAACAAATATCAATTTTAGCTGCTTTGTCAGCCTTATTTACTGTTAGTTGTTCCAATGATGACGGTGGGGTTACGATGGAAGAAGAACAAGATGCTAAGGGAGCTTACGAAGACGGAATATTGATTACAAATGAAGGTCCGTTCAATAATGGTACGGGAACGGTAACTTATATATCCAACGATTCCTTACTTGTAGAAGATGAAATTTTTAATCTAGAGAATAATGAAGACCTTGGAAACATAGTACAGTCCATAGCGTTTGATGATGAACTAGCGTACATAGTTGTCAATAATTCACATAAGATTCATGTTGTAAACCGAAATACCTTTAAAAGTGAAGCGGTAATTGATGAAGGACTCTTAAACCCTAGGTATATGACTATTGCCAATGGAAAGGGTTATGTTACTAACTGGGGGGAAACGGCAGATGAAACTGATGATTTTGTCGCCATTATCGATTTAACTACGAATACTGTTTCAAAACCCATTCCTACCGAGTTAGGACCGGAAGCGATAACCTCTAATACGGATTTTGTATATGTTGCACATCAAGGGGCATTCGGTCAAAATAACAAAGTTTCAGTAATAGATACTTCTACGGACACCGTGTTATCTACACTTGTTGTTGGAGATTTTCCAAATTCAATGCAATGGGATACTGTTGGTAATTTATGGGTATTAAGTAGTGGAGCACCGGAATACACAGGAACAGAAACTAATGGGACACTCACAAAAATTAGTACATCTGATAATAGCATAGCACAAACTTTTGATTTTGAAACTACTCAACACCCCGGTGATTTGAGCGTTGAAGATGATATATTTTATTTTGGTATGTCTAATGCAGTTTATTCTTTTAGTTCCGATTCAGATGCTTTACCAACCGAAGCTTACATTAGTGATGTCTCTTTTTATAGTATGACTGTTAATGACGGAAAATTATATGGCACCGATGCAAAAGATTATGCCAGTAAAGGGGATCTGTACATTTATGATTTAACATCAAAAGAATTAACTAATACTATTCCTGTAGGAATTATTCCAGGAGGTATATATTTTAATTAA
- a CDS encoding TonB-dependent receptor plug domain-containing protein, with protein MRDYRPFLIILILLCTLFGNAQQDSITVLDEVILTDVRLLHFSSGKVNVLKDSLVDRNGSSLTDLLQFNSSIYLKENGLGMISSPSFRGTNASQTAVIWNGININSQLTGQVDFNTIVPRNYGSISIRSGGGSVQFGSGAIGGSIHLNDVFRFNKHSDHELLLGYGSFDTKNINYRTSVGSEKTTIGFGVNYLVSNNDYKYLDTDKRNENGAYENVNINGNIGHQLSEKQLLKFYHNTFIGDRDFSGTITAPSNSNYKDINVRNLLEWSHFNQNRIHRVKAGYLYEKYKYFDNKDREDFSFGNTNTFLVNYDYKVHFKNILLNGIADYSHITGDGTSIEKVKRKTLATTFLFKQNLSEKISYGVNLRKEFVNDYNSPLVYGLDVKYVLNLSHSVHLNASKNYRIPTFNEIYWVLGGGSGGNPDVKPESSLQAEIGYTLNKEKYTFHWAAFYIASEDLIQWRPNNDGIWTPTNINDASNYGLEVSLKLEEKWGAHHLSWKNGYGFTKAMNNDTENTLMYVPEHKANSNLSYAFGDWLLFYQLSVNGSVFITSDNSESLPGYSISNLGVGGNIKTKGKLIVETMLQVNNLFNKNYQNVAYRPMPNRNVQLKLKFKI; from the coding sequence ATGAGAGATTATAGACCATTTTTGATTATTCTTATTTTATTATGCACTTTGTTTGGCAATGCCCAACAGGATAGCATAACAGTTTTGGACGAAGTAATTCTTACTGATGTTCGGCTTTTACATTTTTCTAGTGGAAAGGTAAATGTTCTGAAAGATTCTTTAGTTGACCGTAATGGTAGCTCTTTGACTGATCTTTTACAATTTAACTCTAGTATTTATTTAAAAGAAAATGGATTAGGAATGATTTCTTCTCCATCTTTCCGTGGTACTAACGCCTCACAAACAGCTGTTATTTGGAATGGAATCAATATTAATTCACAACTGACGGGTCAGGTTGATTTTAATACCATTGTACCTAGGAATTACGGTTCCATTAGTATTCGTAGTGGTGGCGGTAGTGTACAATTTGGTAGTGGAGCTATTGGCGGTAGTATTCATTTAAATGATGTTTTTCGATTTAATAAGCATTCAGATCATGAGTTGTTATTGGGTTATGGAAGTTTTGATACTAAAAATATCAATTACCGTACTTCAGTTGGATCAGAAAAAACAACAATAGGTTTCGGTGTAAACTATCTGGTATCTAATAATGATTATAAATATTTAGATACCGATAAAAGAAATGAAAACGGGGCCTATGAAAACGTCAATATTAATGGAAATATAGGGCATCAACTTTCTGAGAAGCAATTACTGAAATTTTATCATAACACTTTTATAGGAGACCGTGATTTTTCAGGTACGATTACAGCCCCATCAAACTCAAACTACAAAGATATTAATGTTCGAAATCTATTGGAGTGGAGCCATTTTAACCAAAATAGAATTCACCGTGTTAAAGCGGGGTATCTTTATGAAAAGTATAAATATTTTGATAACAAAGACCGTGAAGATTTTTCTTTTGGAAATACCAATACGTTTTTAGTTAATTATGACTATAAAGTCCATTTTAAAAATATCCTATTAAATGGAATTGCCGATTACAGCCATATCACAGGAGACGGAACTTCTATTGAAAAAGTCAAAAGAAAAACACTGGCTACCACATTTTTGTTCAAGCAGAATTTAAGTGAAAAGATTAGTTATGGTGTCAATCTTCGAAAAGAGTTTGTTAACGATTATAACAGCCCTCTCGTATATGGGTTAGATGTTAAGTATGTGTTGAATTTGAGCCATTCAGTTCATCTCAACGCCTCAAAAAACTATAGAATTCCCACATTTAATGAGATTTATTGGGTATTAGGAGGTGGATCAGGGGGCAACCCGGATGTTAAGCCCGAATCTTCATTACAAGCCGAAATAGGGTATACCCTTAACAAGGAGAAATATACTTTTCATTGGGCCGCTTTCTATATTGCTTCCGAAGACCTGATTCAGTGGCGGCCAAATAATGATGGAATCTGGACTCCTACTAATATAAACGATGCATCTAATTATGGGCTAGAAGTTTCCTTGAAATTAGAAGAGAAATGGGGAGCGCATCATCTGAGTTGGAAAAACGGTTACGGGTTTACTAAAGCAATGAACAATGATACAGAAAATACTTTAATGTATGTGCCTGAACATAAGGCAAACTCAAACCTAAGTTACGCATTTGGAGATTGGCTATTGTTCTATCAACTATCCGTAAACGGAAGTGTCTTTATCACTTCGGACAATTCAGAATCATTACCCGGATATTCTATTTCAAACTTAGGTGTTGGTGGAAACATAAAAACGAAAGGGAAATTGATTGTTGAAACTATGTTGCAGGTCAATAATCTTTTCAATAAAAATTACCAGAATGTAGCTTATCGGCCTATGCCAAACAGAAATGTACAATTAAAACTAAAATTTAAAATTTAA